A single window of Engraulis encrasicolus isolate BLACKSEA-1 chromosome 20, IST_EnEncr_1.0, whole genome shotgun sequence DNA harbors:
- the si:ch211-153f2.3 gene encoding uncharacterized protein si:ch211-153f2.3, with protein MNPEAAALQCEDMLSTMVLENIKNKLLHAFRSTGEREQQQRHYRGLPEEEEEEEGSGVSSSSTSTTTCCFGRNIQANEELRRAKIDGAISWIRSELLEMRSQDRQLAQTLLALNTEIQRLRRSSGFYMLPPESPEPDHLEAEPGADEPDLLDPEPVDTGPAEGAPESRGEPRPRLQMQRPELTVVVMTHPPAGQATAL; from the exons ATGAATCCAGAGGCAGCGGCACTGCAGTGCGAGGACATGCTCTCCACCATGGTCCTGGAGAACATCAAGAACAAACTGCTGCACGCCTTCAGGAGCACCGGGGAGCGGGAACAGCAGCAGCGTCACTACAGGGGCctcccggaggaggaggaggaggaggagggctcaggtgtttcctcctcctccacctccaccaccacctgctgCTTTGGCAGGAACATCCAGGCCAATGAGGAACTGAGGCGGGCCAAAATCGACGGAGCCATTTCTTGGATACGATCTGAATTG CTGGAGATGCGCTCCCAGGACCGTCAGCTGGCCCAGACCCTGCTGGCTCTCAACACCGAGATCCAGAGACTCAGGAGGTCCAGTGGCTTTTACATGCTGCCGCCAGAATCACCAGAACCAGACCACCTGGAAGCAGAACCAGGAGCGGATGAGCCAGACCTGCTGGATCCAGAACCAGTGGACACTGGACCAGCAGAGGGGGCGCCAGAGAGTCGGGGGGAACCGCGACCGCGACTGCAGATGCAGCGGCCAGAACTGACAGTGGTGGTGATGACACACCCACCTGCTGGCCAGGCCACTGCTCTCTGA